A window of the Deltaproteobacteria bacterium genome harbors these coding sequences:
- a CDS encoding cation transporter yields MNPEQIVRRVTWWGLFWNLALASLKLGAGYWGGSRAVLADGMHSLSDLVTDAAVIGGSFLWSRPADEDHPYGHRRMETFVTVFIALMLAVAGIGIAWEALGGLGASEKSGPGPVALAAAVASILVKEILFRWTMIRGRQIQSRALKANAWHHRSDALSSIPVVVAVLGAMLVPSWTFLDPLGAFVVAVFILKSAWDILAPALRELSEAGAPSKVSERIRSIALAHPEVHDIHKLRTRYQGGAMFVDYHLVVDRGLILSRAHDIGEEISAAVGEAFPEVVDVTYHLDPDDAED; encoded by the coding sequence ATGAATCCCGAACAGATCGTCCGCCGGGTTACCTGGTGGGGGCTGTTCTGGAATCTCGCTCTGGCTTCCCTGAAGCTCGGGGCTGGATATTGGGGCGGCAGTCGGGCCGTGCTGGCCGACGGCATGCACAGCCTTTCGGATTTGGTCACGGACGCGGCGGTCATCGGGGGGTCCTTTCTCTGGTCCCGGCCGGCCGACGAGGATCACCCCTATGGGCATCGCCGGATGGAGACCTTTGTCACGGTCTTCATCGCCCTGATGCTGGCTGTGGCGGGCATCGGCATCGCCTGGGAGGCTTTGGGCGGTCTGGGGGCTTCGGAGAAATCAGGCCCCGGTCCGGTGGCCCTGGCCGCGGCCGTCGCGTCCATCCTGGTCAAGGAGATCCTCTTCCGGTGGACCATGATCCGGGGCCGACAGATCCAAAGCAGGGCGCTGAAGGCCAACGCCTGGCACCACCGCTCCGATGCCTTGAGTTCCATCCCCGTGGTCGTGGCCGTTCTCGGGGCCATGCTCGTTCCATCCTGGACATTTCTTGACCCGTTAGGGGCCTTTGTCGTGGCCGTTTTCATCCTGAAGTCGGCCTGGGACATCCTGGCTCCGGCCCTGCGGGAACTCTCCGAGGCCGGGGCTCCGAGCAAGGTTTCCGAGCGGATCCGGTCCATCGCCCTGGCCCACCCCGAGGTCCACGACATTCACAAATTGCGGACCAGGTACCAGGGCGGGGCAATGTTCGTGGACTATCATCTGGTGGTCGACCGAGGCCTGATCCTGTCCAGGGCCCACGACATCGGCGAGGAAATCAGCGCGGCCGTCGGCGAGGCCTTTCCCGAGGTGGTGGACGTGACCTATCACCTCGATCC